ATGCCTATGAGCACGTAAAAGCTGGAAACTGGACCGAAGAAGAGGCCCTTCAAAAAGCAGAGGAACAGTTTAAAGAACTGCTACCAGAAGGATTAGAGACCGAAAATCACTACTTTTTTTCTCTTTATGATCATGAATTAGGGAATGTAGGGATATTGTGGCTGAATATTACGGAAGACAATCACGGGAAGAAAGGATTTATTTTTGATATTAAAATTGACGAACAGCATCAAGGTTCGGGACTGGGGAAAGGAGCCATGTACACTCTAGATGAGTACTGTCTTAAAGAAGGAATCAAACAAATGCGTCTGCATGTTTTTGCGCATAATCAAAGAGCAGTTGCCCTTTATGAAAAAATGGGGTTTATGATGACAGATTACATGATGAGCAAGATATACGAGTAATAGAATCAATCAAAATGACGGTTTAATATTTTGAAATAGTTAATATTCTGGTTTGTTATTTTAACAAGCATGTCCTTTTTAATAATTGTTATTTAAATATATAAAAAAATATAAAATGGATCCCAGCCAGCATTGACGCGACTTGTGAGCATTTTTGTCCTAATTTTTCAAAAAATTGATGTTTATCAACAATAACAGTGGGAATGTGGGGAGTACGTAGGAGAGTTCCCTAGGGGAAAAATTCACTAACACAGCTTAGAAGAGATCATAAATCTTTGACAAGGAGTGTTTGTAAATGCAAGATCTCTATCCTTCCCGCAAAAATAACAAACCAGAAATCATTGAACGCAAAGATCCAGTCATTCATTCAGATGTTACAAAGGAGAAAGGGCCTTTATCTGAAGAGCAAATCAACTTTTATCAAAAAAATGGATTTTTGCAAATTGAGAATTTTTTCTCCGATGAAGAAGTATCGGATATGCAGAAAGGAATTTTTGAATTACAGGATACAAACAAAGATGTTCAATCCGAAAAAGTGATCCGTGAACCTCAAAGTGATGAAATACGTTCGATCTTCCACGTTCACAATGACGATGAATACTTTAAAAAGGTTACGAATGATCAGCGGATTCTAGACATAGTACAATATTTACTAGGTAGTGATGTTTACATTCACCAATCACGCATTAACTACAAACCAGGCTTTACAGGTAAGGAATTCGACTGGCATTCAGATTTTGAAACATGGCATGTGGAAGATGGGATGCCAAGGATGAGAGCTGTGAGCCTATCCATTGCTCTCTCTGACAACTATACCTTTAACGGTCCGCTTATGTTGATCCCTGGATCTCAGAATTACTTCGTAAGCTGCGTAGGGGAGACTCCTGAGGACAACTATAAGGAATCCTTAAAGAAACAAAAGCTCGGGGTACCCGATCATAACAGCTTAAGATGGCTTGCCGATAATGGCGGCGGAATTTCTGTACCAACTGGAAAAGCTGGGGCGATTACTCTGTTTGAAAGCAATACAATGCATGGATCAAATGGAAATATCACCCCATATAGCCGTAACAACTTATTCATGGTATTTAACAGTGTAGAGAATAAATTAGTGGAACCTTTTTCAGGAGGTAAAGAACGTCCGGAGTTTATCGCTGTTAGAGAAGGGGCACGTCCATTAAGCTTCACTTAAGTGAATAGCTGAACTAGGGAACTTTCCTGAAAGATTTTAAGCCGTCCATAAGATGACTCTTATGGACGGTTCTTTTTAGTTCTGTCAGGTTTTAATAATGTTCTTTGCAGAAAACCCCAATGAAGCTCGTGGGCGATGTAATCTCTGCCATCAATCGAAAATCTTCTGTAATCAATATAGACTGCTGTTTTCCCTTGCTTTGATAGTTCTTCAATGATCGCATTCACGTAATTCTGATTAAACACCAAATATTTTTCATCTAAGTCAATAATTATGGTGCCTTTTTTATACCCTAATAGACCAGCAATAAAATAAACGAGTAAAAAAAAGAGAAGAATGGTTATGATCAGGTTCAAATAGAACACTTCCTAAAATAAGCTTTCTAATAATTACGATTGAGAAAAGTATTCGTTTCAGCAGCTAAGGAATTTCGTGATATAATGGAAAGAACAGTTGTTCGAAAAGGAAGGATAATCGTGTCCAAATGGTATCCAAAAAATGGCCGGGTCATTTTCCACGTTGACATGAATAGTTTTTTTGCTTCCGTAGAGATGGCTTTCGATCCCTCTCTTAAAGGCAAACCTTTAGCTATCGCTGGTAATCCTGAAGAAAGAAGAGGAATTGTAGTAACCAGCAGTTATGAAGCAAGGAAGTATGGAGTGAAAACGACCATGCCGGTAGGAGAAGCACGGAGACTCTGCCCTGATTTAATCGTTATGAGCCCCACCTTTGAAAGGTACCGGACGGCTTCGAAGGAAATGTTCAAAATTCTAGCTGACGTTACTCCCATTGTCCAACCAGTTTCCATTGATGAGGGTTATATGGACATTACTGATTGTGAAGCTCAAGGGACGCCTCCTGAGCTTGCCAGGTATATTC
This Halobacillus salinarum DNA region includes the following protein-coding sequences:
- a CDS encoding GNAT family N-acetyltransferase, translating into MMMTITFVPMEETDFNSYLKISLGEYAYEHVKAGNWTEEEALQKAEEQFKELLPEGLETENHYFFSLYDHELGNVGILWLNITEDNHGKKGFIFDIKIDEQHQGSGLGKGAMYTLDEYCLKEGIKQMRLHVFAHNQRAVALYEKMGFMMTDYMMSKIYE
- the thpD gene encoding ectoine hydroxylase, translated to MQDLYPSRKNNKPEIIERKDPVIHSDVTKEKGPLSEEQINFYQKNGFLQIENFFSDEEVSDMQKGIFELQDTNKDVQSEKVIREPQSDEIRSIFHVHNDDEYFKKVTNDQRILDIVQYLLGSDVYIHQSRINYKPGFTGKEFDWHSDFETWHVEDGMPRMRAVSLSIALSDNYTFNGPLMLIPGSQNYFVSCVGETPEDNYKESLKKQKLGVPDHNSLRWLADNGGGISVPTGKAGAITLFESNTMHGSNGNITPYSRNNLFMVFNSVENKLVEPFSGGKERPEFIAVREGARPLSFT